From a single Artemia franciscana chromosome 9, ASM3288406v1, whole genome shotgun sequence genomic region:
- the LOC136031259 gene encoding short-chain dehydrogenase/reductase family 42E member 1-like produces the protein MSFIIIGGGGYIGFHIGKALLLAGFKVTLLDIRLPSHEWLFKTCLPSSYLMEGITEEPFFEDHNFSTSSGDIDNHKILSMNDGKNEYLMDFYKVDIRDIHLLEFYMNEVKDPECVIHTASFGMSGISQLPRHAEIMEEVNIQGLKNVIEIAANIGVKAIVYTSTYNVVFGGEPIKGGDEDLEYFPLYRHVDNYSKTKSIAEQILLTADKKNGMRTCSLRLAGVMGPMEERHLPRIVSNIDKRRLVINYMDEGGAVVDFVGIQNVVQAHVRAALKLLNDPSKVGGAYFISDGAPINNMEYFRPLIKARGRSYPRLYIPMIVMFIIVCIIEFMANILNISPLLTRAELFKTGVSHYFSIKKAQKDFSYRPTKPNDMSLITKYYSR, from the exons ATGTCGTTCATAATAATTGGTGGAGGTGGCTACATTGGTTTTCACATTGGAAAAGCTTTATTGCTTGCTGGTTTTAAAGTCACATTATTAGACATTCGTTTGCCTTCTCATGAGTGGCTATTTAAGACGTGCTTGCCTTCCTCCTATCTTATGGAAGGAATTACAGAGGAGCCTTTTTTTGAGGATCATAATTTTTCTACATCTTCAGGAGACATTGATAACCATAAAATACTTTCTATGAATGATGGTAAAAACGAATACTTGATGGATTTCTATAAGGTTGATATAAGAGATATTCATCTTCTAGAGTTCTACATGAATGAAGTCAAAGATCCTGAGTGTGTCATTCATACAG CTTCTTTTGGTATGTCTGGCATTTCACAACTACCAAGGCATGCTGAAATAATGGAAGAAGTTAACATACAAGGCCTAAAAAATGTCATTGAAATTGCTGCAAATATTGGTGTTAAGGCAATAGTTTATACAAGTACATATAATGTTGTTTTTGGAGGAGAGCCCATTAAAGGTGGGGACGAAGATTTGGAATATTTTCCACTATATAGACATGTTGATAATTATTCCAAGACTAAAAGCATTGCAGAACAAATTTTATTAACCGCCGATAAGAAAAATGGAATGAGGACATGTTCATTGCGATTAGCTGGAGTTATGGGGCCCATGGAAGAAAGGCATCTTCCCAGAATTGTCAGTAATATTGATAAAAGACGACTAGTGATTAACTATATGGATGAAGGTGGCGCTGTTGTTGATTTTGTTGGAATCCAGAACGTGGTGCAAGCTCATGTTAGAGCTGCTTTGAAGTTACTTAACGATCCTTCAAAAGTTGGAGGTGCCTACTTTATTTCAGATGGTGCACCCATAAACAACATGGAGTATTTTCGTCCTCTTATTAAAGCTAGGGGAAGGAGTTATCCGAGACTTTATATTCCAATGATAGTTATGTTTATAATTGTGTGCATAATAGAATTTATGGCAAATATTCTCAATATTTCACCATTACTGACTCGAGCAGAGCTTTTTAAGACAGGAGTAAGCCATTACTTTTCGATTAAAAAGGCTCAGAAAGACTTTTCGTATAGACCAACGAAACCAAATGACATGTCTCTAATAACCAAATACTATTCTAGGTAA
- the LOC136031260 gene encoding large ribosomal subunit protein uL4A-like: MSLACSRPLISVYNDKNEATGTTIKMPMIFRAPIRPDIVNFVHDQMSKNHRQPYAVSRKAGHQTSAESWGTGRAVARIPRVRGGGTHRSGQGAFGNMCRGGRMFAPTKTWRRWHRKINDTQKRHAMVSAVAASGLPALVMAKGHAIEKVAEIPFVVSDKVQELQKTKEAVDFLRKTRAWNDVDKVYNSRRMRPGKGKARNRRWLMKKGPLIIYNEDQGLTRAFRNIPGVETLKVDSLNLLKLAPGGHVGRFCIWTESAFKRLNDIYGTYAQFSKEKTGYNLPIPKMITTDLVRLLRSEEIQRVIKKPKKTVRRAAIKKNPLTNRREMLKLNPYAAVQKKVAAGINRYRQKVGGKKKSKPSKPTTA, translated from the exons TCACTTGCTTGTAGTCGACCACTTATATCAGTCtacaatgataaaaatgaagccACTGGTACAACTATTAAAATGCCAATGATATTCAGGGCTCCAATTCGTCCAGATATAGTTAACTTTGTCCATGATCAGATGTCAAAGAACCACCGTCAGCCATATGCAGTGAGCAGAAAAGCAG gtcatCAAACCAGTGCTGAATCCTGGGGTACTGGTCGTGCTGTTGCCCGTATTCCACGTGTAAGAGGTGGTGGAACTCATAGATCCGGCCAGGGTGCCTTTGGTAACATGTGCCGTGGTGGTCGTATGTTTGCCCCAACCAAGACATGGAGAAGGTGGCACAGAAAAATTAATGATACTCAGAAGCGTCATGCAATGGTCTCAGCTGTTGCTGCATCTGGCTTGCCGGCTCTTGTTATGGCCAAAG GACACGCCATAGAGAAAGTTGCCGAAATCCCTTTCGTTGTTTCTGATAAAGTTCAAGAGTTgcaaaagacaaaagaagctgTAGATTTcctaagaaaaacaagagcATGGAATGATGTCGACAAGGTGTATAATTCTCGTCGCATGCGCCCTGGCAAAGGTAAAGCTAGGAATCGCCGTTGGCTCATGAAGAAAGGACCCCTTATCATCTATAATGAAGACCAG GGTCTCACTCGTGCGTTCAGAAATATCCCTGGTGTTGAAACCCTCAAAGTTGATAGCCTTAACCTCCTTAAATTGGCCCCTGGTGGACATGTTGGTAGGTTCTGTATCTGGACCGAGTCTGCTTTCAAAAGGTTAAATGACATCTATGGTACCTACGCCCAGTTTTCAAAGGAGAAAACCGGCTACAATCTCCCCATTCCTAAGATGATCACTACAGATCTTGTCAGACTATTGAGGTCAGAAGAAATTCAAAGGGTGATCAAGAAGCCCAA GAAGACCGTTCGCCGAGCAGCAATCAAGAAGAATCCTTTGACGAACCGACGAGAGATGCTTAAACTTAACCCTTACGCTGCCGTTCAGAAAAAGGTGGCTGCTGGAATAAATCGTTACAGACAAAAGGTTGGGGGAAAAAAGAAATCGAAGCCGTCTAAGCCTACAACTGCTTGA